A region from the Sulfitobacter sp. D7 genome encodes:
- a CDS encoding aminodeoxychorismate synthase component I, translating into MAGPCVLFDTGPLGSGTGFHAPRRIISAQTPAEVLAAYAALEAAQAGGAWLAGYASYELGYLGSGKLRDLMPAERGLPLLRFGVFDAPQPHRFDDATGDASLSALTPDWDFAEYEAAFAQVQDFITAGDIYQANLTFGMEGRYSGTPAALYARLRQRQRVEHGAFVDLGGPVLLSRSPELFFALTADGHLTARPMKGTARRGRDAHEDAKLRADLAASEKNMAENLMIVDLLRNDISRIAEVGSVDVPKLFEIETYETLHQMTSRITAQVLPGKRLAEIFHALFPCGSITGAPKIRAMQILRALEPAPRDAYCGAVGWIAPTGAMQFNVAIRTATCHADGRLRLNVGGGVVHDSTAEDEYAEALLKARFATLA; encoded by the coding sequence ATGGCTGGCCCTTGCGTCCTCTTTGATACTGGCCCGCTGGGAAGCGGCACGGGTTTTCATGCGCCCCGGCGGATCATCAGTGCCCAGACCCCCGCGGAGGTGCTCGCAGCCTATGCAGCCCTTGAGGCGGCACAGGCGGGAGGCGCATGGCTTGCTGGCTATGCGAGTTACGAGCTGGGCTACCTCGGCTCTGGTAAGCTGCGCGATCTGATGCCTGCGGAGCGCGGGCTGCCCCTGCTGCGTTTCGGGGTGTTTGATGCGCCTCAACCGCACCGTTTCGACGACGCAACTGGGGATGCGAGCCTGTCTGCCCTAACGCCGGATTGGGACTTTGCCGAGTATGAGGCCGCGTTTGCGCAGGTGCAGGACTTCATCACAGCCGGGGATATCTATCAGGCCAACCTGACCTTTGGGATGGAGGGGCGTTATAGCGGCACGCCTGCCGCCCTCTATGCCCGGCTGCGGCAGCGTCAGAGGGTGGAACATGGGGCCTTCGTCGATCTTGGCGGCCCGGTCCTGCTGTCACGCTCGCCCGAGTTGTTCTTTGCGCTGACCGCGGACGGACACCTGACCGCGCGCCCGATGAAGGGCACCGCGCGGCGGGGGCGGGACGCCCATGAAGACGCCAAGCTGCGCGCCGATCTTGCCGCCTCGGAAAAGAACATGGCCGAGAACCTGATGATCGTGGACCTGCTGCGCAATGACATCAGCCGGATTGCCGAAGTGGGCAGTGTCGACGTGCCGAAACTGTTCGAGATCGAAACCTATGAGACCCTGCACCAGATGACCTCGCGGATCACGGCGCAGGTCTTGCCGGGCAAGCGGCTGGCCGAGATCTTCCACGCGCTTTTCCCCTGTGGCTCTATCACCGGCGCGCCGAAAATTCGCGCCATGCAGATCCTGCGCGCGCTAGAGCCCGCGCCGCGCGATGCCTATTGCGGGGCGGTGGGCTGGATCGCCCCCACGGGGGCCATGCAGTTCAACGTGGCGATCCGCACGGCGACCTGCCACGCGGATGGGCGGTTGCGGCTGAATGTCGGTGGTGGCGTGGTGCATGACAGCACGGCCGAGGATGAATATGCCGAAGCGCTGCTGAAAGCGCGCTTTGCGACCCTTGCCTAG
- a CDS encoding TIGR02300 family protein, translated as MPNEEWGTKRLCPTTGKRFYDLNKNPIISPYTGEEVEVDNSKSRMIAADAEDAVTAKAKKGDKANDESLVDDDDSVDVDLDDDILDDEDDDDDTVPLDDLADVASDDED; from the coding sequence ATGCCCAACGAAGAATGGGGAACCAAGCGCCTGTGCCCCACTACGGGCAAGCGCTTCTATGACCTCAATAAGAATCCGATCATCAGCCCCTACACGGGCGAAGAGGTCGAGGTCGATAACTCCAAGTCGCGCATGATCGCGGCGGATGCCGAGGATGCGGTCACAGCCAAAGCCAAGAAGGGCGACAAGGCGAACGACGAATCGCTGGTCGATGACGATGACTCGGTCGACGTGGATCTGGACGACGACATCCTTGATGACGAAGACGATGATGACGATACAGTTCCGCTCGACGATCTGGCCGATGTGGCCTCGGACGACGAGGACTAA
- a CDS encoding Dabb family protein encodes MTKRNFIRHVVFFSAKDPKYIPTIVAGLWKLADIPHSTTFEICENTRVDALSGDVDVVVYAEFPDAEALAAYKAHPIYQESIDIVRPLRDMRVPADF; translated from the coding sequence TTGACCAAACGAAACTTCATCCGTCATGTGGTCTTTTTCTCGGCCAAAGACCCCAAGTACATTCCTACGATCGTGGCGGGGCTTTGGAAATTGGCCGACATCCCGCATTCGACAACCTTCGAGATCTGCGAAAACACCCGTGTCGATGCGCTTTCGGGCGATGTGGATGTGGTCGTCTATGCCGAATTCCCCGATGCGGAGGCACTTGCCGCCTATAAGGCGCACCCGATCTACCAAGAATCCATCGATATCGTCCGCCCGCTGCGCGACATGCGCGTGCCTGCGGACTTTTAA
- a CDS encoding GNAT family N-acetyltransferase: MPPIRPAQKSDLPMVLDLAHALAAYHGDTATLTLAALERDCLGPTPWLTLLVAEGATGLHGYAALCPQMQLQFGARGMDLHHLFVCDTARGRGIGKALVDAALDHAKAQGCSYVTVGTDTKNRRAQGFYRAAGFDQITPDPRFRRRLA; this comes from the coding sequence ATGCCCCCCATTCGACCCGCCCAAAAATCCGACCTCCCAATGGTCCTCGATCTGGCCCACGCGCTGGCCGCCTACCACGGCGACACCGCCACACTCACGCTTGCGGCGCTGGAACGGGACTGCCTTGGCCCCACGCCTTGGCTGACACTCTTGGTCGCCGAAGGCGCGACCGGCCTGCATGGCTATGCGGCGCTCTGCCCGCAGATGCAGTTGCAATTCGGCGCAAGGGGGATGGACCTTCACCACCTCTTTGTCTGCGACACCGCGCGCGGGCGCGGCATCGGCAAAGCACTGGTCGACGCCGCGCTGGACCATGCAAAGGCGCAGGGATGCAGCTATGTGACGGTGGGAACAGATACAAAAAACCGGCGCGCGCAGGGGTTCTACCGCGCCGCCGGTTTCGATCAAATCACGCCTGATCCGCGTTTTCGGCGGCGGCTGGCCTAG
- a CDS encoding sulfite exporter TauE/SafE family protein — MDSIFPFLTPFEFYAALAIGLCGGFVKGVVGFALPLVLISGLTTFMAPELALAGLILPTVLANAFQALRQGPQAALRSIRLFWVFLVCGGVMLVLSAQMVRLVPATVMLLMIGVPVVLFALLQLSKHKFHLPQRSAKVEALVGGFAGAVGGISGIWGPPTVAYLTALGTEKHDQMRIQGVIYGLGAVALLAAHIGSGVLNAQTWPFSALLILPVMLGVWLGSKLMDRVDPVLFRKMTLLVLMVAGLNLIRRAIS, encoded by the coding sequence ATGGACAGTATTTTCCCCTTTCTCACTCCGTTCGAATTCTATGCTGCACTTGCAATCGGCCTCTGTGGCGGGTTCGTGAAGGGCGTTGTTGGTTTTGCTCTGCCGCTCGTGCTGATTTCTGGTCTCACGACCTTTATGGCGCCCGAATTGGCGCTGGCGGGGCTGATTCTGCCGACGGTGCTGGCCAATGCGTTCCAAGCGCTGCGGCAGGGGCCGCAGGCGGCGCTGCGTTCGATCCGGCTGTTCTGGGTTTTCTTGGTTTGCGGCGGCGTGATGCTGGTGCTCTCCGCGCAGATGGTGCGGCTGGTGCCCGCCACCGTGATGCTCTTGATGATCGGGGTGCCGGTGGTGCTGTTCGCGCTGCTGCAACTGTCCAAGCATAAATTCCACCTGCCGCAGCGCTCGGCCAAGGTTGAGGCGCTGGTGGGCGGTTTTGCCGGGGCCGTCGGAGGGATTTCGGGCATTTGGGGGCCGCCCACGGTGGCCTATCTCACCGCGCTCGGAACCGAGAAACATGACCAGATGCGAATCCAAGGTGTGATCTACGGGCTGGGCGCTGTGGCGCTATTGGCGGCGCATATCGGGTCAGGAGTGCTGAATGCGCAGACATGGCCGTTTTCCGCGCTGTTGATCCTGCCGGTGATGCTGGGCGTCTGGCTGGGCAGCAAGTTGATGGACCGGGTGGACCCGGTGCTGTTCCGCAAGATGACGTTGCTGGTGCTGATGGTGGCGGGGTTGAACCTGATCCGACGGGCGATCTCTTAA
- a CDS encoding acetyl-CoA carboxylase carboxyltransferase subunit alpha, whose translation MTQYLDFEKPLAEIEGKAEELRALARSNEEMDITDEARALDKKAAGMLEDLYGSLTPWRKCQVARHPERPHCKDYIEALFTEFTPLAGDRNFADDLAVMGGLARFNDTPVVVIGHEKGNDTKSRIERNFGMARPEGYRKAVRLMELADKFNLPVVTIVDTPGAYPGKGAEERGQSEAIARSTEKCLQIGVPLISVIVGEGGSGGAVAFATANSVAMLEHSVYSVITPEGCASILWKDSEKMREAAEQMRLTANELKTLGVIDRIIPEPMGGAHRHAEESINAVGKSIEAMLKELNGKDGKTLVKERRTKFLEMGRKGLAA comes from the coding sequence ATGACCCAATATTTGGATTTCGAAAAACCGCTGGCCGAGATCGAAGGCAAGGCGGAAGAGCTGCGGGCATTGGCCCGGTCCAACGAAGAGATGGACATCACCGATGAGGCCCGCGCGCTGGACAAAAAAGCGGCGGGGATGCTCGAAGACCTTTATGGCTCATTGACGCCATGGCGCAAATGTCAGGTGGCGCGTCATCCAGAGCGGCCCCATTGCAAAGACTATATCGAAGCGCTTTTCACGGAATTCACACCGCTGGCAGGCGACCGCAATTTTGCCGATGATCTGGCCGTCATGGGCGGGCTGGCGCGGTTTAACGATACGCCGGTGGTGGTGATTGGCCATGAGAAAGGCAATGACACCAAGAGCCGGATCGAGCGCAATTTCGGCATGGCGCGACCTGAGGGCTATCGCAAAGCGGTCCGGCTGATGGAATTGGCGGATAAATTTAATCTGCCGGTTGTGACCATCGTCGATACGCCCGGTGCCTATCCCGGCAAGGGCGCTGAGGAGCGTGGCCAGTCTGAGGCGATTGCCCGCTCGACGGAAAAATGCCTGCAGATTGGTGTGCCCCTGATCAGCGTGATCGTCGGCGAAGGCGGCTCTGGCGGGGCGGTGGCTTTTGCCACGGCGAACAGTGTCGCGATGCTGGAGCATTCGGTTTATTCGGTGATCACGCCCGAAGGCTGTGCGTCGATCCTGTGGAAAGACAGCGAGAAGATGCGCGAAGCGGCTGAGCAGATGCGTTTGACGGCGAATGAGCTTAAGACCCTTGGTGTCATTGACCGGATCATTCCCGAACCGATGGGCGGCGCGCATCGTCATGCCGAAGAGTCGATCAACGCAGTGGGCAAGTCGATCGAAGCCATGCTCAAGGAACTCAACGGCAAGGACGGCAAGACTTTGGTCAAAGAGCGCCGGACCAAGTTCCTTGAGATGGGCCGTAAAGGGCTGGCGGCCTAG
- a CDS encoding DUF1491 family protein → MPRLTARFWVDAYLTRLRLQDIPAFVVAHGDDTGGAVLVKLATLDGKAVLFQRSFDLMTGDRKWIELASGDEAEVDATVSRQRSFDPDLWVIEVEDRQGRHLLDEPGLT, encoded by the coding sequence ATGCCGCGTCTGACCGCGCGTTTCTGGGTCGACGCCTATCTCACCCGGCTGCGTTTGCAGGATATCCCGGCCTTTGTTGTGGCTCATGGCGATGACACGGGCGGCGCTGTGCTGGTGAAACTGGCGACGCTGGACGGCAAAGCAGTGCTGTTTCAACGCTCTTTTGATTTGATGACCGGCGACCGGAAGTGGATTGAGCTGGCTTCGGGTGACGAGGCCGAGGTTGACGCCACCGTCAGCCGCCAGCGCAGCTTTGACCCGGACCTCTGGGTGATCGAAGTCGAAGACCGGCAGGGCCGCCACCTGTTGGACGAACCGGGGCTCACCTGA
- a CDS encoding GntR family transcriptional regulator: MNLSPRPVEATPLAHDRVYRRLRARIMHGDLPPGHALTLRGIGKEYEVSMTPAREAVRRLAAEGALTMSASGRISTPELSNERIEELAALRALLEVELASRALPRAHMALIERMQTINTNIAEAVAHRDAVSYIRTNLEFHRTLYLRAQAPAMLAMAETVWLQLGPTMRALYGRLRRTEPPHFHRLIIAALRAGDEPGLRLAVRSDVTQGLRMLAS; the protein is encoded by the coding sequence ATGAACCTCAGCCCCCGCCCTGTCGAGGCCACACCGCTGGCCCATGATCGTGTCTACCGCCGCCTGCGCGCGCGGATCATGCACGGCGATCTGCCGCCCGGTCACGCGCTGACCCTGCGCGGCATCGGCAAGGAATATGAGGTCTCCATGACACCCGCGCGCGAAGCGGTGCGGCGTTTGGCGGCAGAAGGTGCGCTGACGATGTCGGCCTCTGGGCGCATCTCCACGCCCGAACTCAGCAATGAACGGATTGAGGAATTGGCCGCCCTCCGCGCGCTTTTGGAGGTCGAACTCGCGTCACGCGCCTTGCCGCGGGCGCATATGGCGCTGATCGAGCGGATGCAGACCATCAACACCAATATCGCCGAGGCCGTGGCCCACCGTGATGCGGTCAGCTACATCCGCACCAACCTCGAATTCCACCGAACGCTTTATCTGCGCGCCCAAGCACCCGCCATGCTCGCCATGGCGGAAACAGTTTGGCTGCAACTCGGCCCCACCATGCGCGCGCTCTATGGCCGCCTGCGCCGGACCGAGCCGCCGCATTTCCACCGGCTGATCATCGCCGCCCTGCGCGCCGGGGATGAGCCGGGGCTGCGGCTGGCGGTGCGCTCAGATGTGACTCAAGGCCTACGGATGCTGGCCAGCTGA
- the dgcN gene encoding N-acetyltransferase DgcN, which translates to MIKTPYLLFLGDAPDSLSAKVAQGIKDWRPDNAVGQFRMEGCKADLGLQDMTLAEAREAGAETLVIGVANRGGKISAAWKEVLIEALNMGFDIASGLHNLLRNEADLVAAAKASGTTLHDVRVPSVEYPIADGKKRSGKRVLAVGTDCSVGKMYTALALDEAMREKGMKSTFRATGQTGILITGEGVPLDAVIADFMAGSVEYLTPDNDDDHWDIIEGQGSLFHVSYSGVTMALIHGGQPDALILCHEPTRTHMRGLPEYSLPSMEAVRDVALTLAHVANSACKVVGISVNTYHMSEAEADAYLAEVEERLGLPAVDPFRQGAARLADALAAL; encoded by the coding sequence ATGATCAAAACCCCTTATCTGCTGTTTTTGGGCGACGCGCCTGACTCTCTGTCCGCCAAGGTCGCCCAAGGCATCAAAGACTGGCGGCCCGACAACGCTGTGGGCCAATTCCGCATGGAAGGCTGCAAGGCCGATCTCGGCCTGCAAGACATGACGCTGGCCGAAGCGCGCGAGGCAGGGGCCGAGACTTTGGTCATCGGCGTCGCCAACCGTGGCGGTAAAATCAGCGCGGCTTGGAAAGAAGTGCTGATCGAGGCGCTGAACATGGGTTTCGACATCGCCTCGGGCCTGCATAATTTGCTGCGCAACGAAGCCGATCTGGTCGCCGCCGCCAAGGCGAGCGGCACCACATTGCATGACGTGCGCGTGCCCAGCGTCGAATATCCCATTGCAGACGGCAAGAAACGCAGCGGCAAGCGGGTCTTGGCCGTGGGCACCGATTGCTCGGTCGGAAAGATGTACACGGCTTTGGCGCTGGACGAGGCCATGCGCGAAAAGGGCATGAAAAGCACCTTCCGCGCCACCGGCCAGACCGGCATCCTGATCACTGGCGAAGGCGTGCCGCTGGATGCCGTGATCGCCGATTTCATGGCCGGGTCGGTGGAATATCTCACGCCCGACAATGATGACGACCATTGGGATATCATCGAAGGGCAGGGCAGCCTGTTCCATGTCTCCTACTCAGGCGTGACCATGGCGCTGATCCACGGCGGCCAACCCGATGCGCTGATCCTCTGCCATGAGCCAACCCGGACCCATATGCGCGGCCTGCCGGAATACAGCTTGCCCAGCATGGAAGCGGTCCGCGACGTGGCGCTGACACTGGCCCATGTGGCGAACTCCGCCTGCAAGGTCGTCGGCATTTCGGTCAACACCTACCACATGTCCGAAGCCGAGGCGGATGCCTATCTGGCCGAAGTCGAAGAGCGTCTTGGCCTGCCTGCGGTCGATCCCTTCCGCCAAGGGGCGGCGCGACTGGCCGATGCGCTGGCGGCGCTATGA
- a CDS encoding META domain-containing protein, with translation MRSFLILAALSALPQCQGDETVRAYGAGDKTWTLVELDGTPFDARATLTFPETGKIAGEAPCNAYSAAMTVPYPWFDAGHIAATRRACPDIAAETAFLNALGEVTISDVLGDTLILSDDSGARLVFKAAD, from the coding sequence ATGCGCAGCTTTTTGATCCTCGCCGCCCTCAGTGCCCTGCCGCAATGCCAAGGGGATGAAACCGTCCGTGCCTACGGGGCGGGCGACAAGACATGGACCTTGGTGGAGTTGGACGGCACCCCCTTCGACGCCCGCGCCACGCTGACCTTCCCAGAGACCGGCAAGATCGCAGGAGAGGCCCCCTGCAACGCCTATAGCGCCGCGATGACGGTGCCCTACCCGTGGTTCGACGCGGGCCATATCGCGGCCACCCGCCGCGCCTGCCCGGATATCGCAGCCGAGACGGCGTTTCTGAACGCTTTAGGAGAGGTGACCATCTCGGATGTGCTGGGCGACACGCTGATCCTGTCGGACGACAGCGGCGCGCGGCTGGTCTTCAAAGCCGCCGACTGA
- a CDS encoding L-malyl-CoA/beta-methylmalyl-CoA lyase, translated as MSFRIQPAAPARPNRCQLFGPGSRPAIFEKMAASDADVINLDLEDSVAPSDKDSARENIIKAISEIDWGKKTLSVRINGLDTPYWYRDVVDLLEQAGPRLDQIMIPKVGCAADVYAVDALATAVETAMGREKKISFEVIIESAAGIAHVEEIAAASPRLQAMSLGAADFAASMGMQTTGIGGTQENYYMQRGEQKHWSDPWHWAQAAIVAACRTHGVLPVDGPFGDFSDDEGFRAQARRSATLGMVGKWAIHPKQVALSNEVFTPSEEAVAEAREILAAMEEAKAKGEGATVYKGRLVDIASIKQAEVIVRQSEMIAGG; from the coding sequence ATGAGCTTTCGCATTCAGCCTGCCGCCCCTGCCCGTCCGAACCGCTGCCAGTTGTTTGGCCCCGGTTCCCGCCCGGCGATCTTTGAGAAAATGGCAGCCTCAGATGCGGATGTGATTAACCTCGACCTTGAGGACAGCGTCGCGCCGTCGGACAAAGACAGCGCCCGCGAAAATATCATCAAGGCGATTTCGGAGATCGACTGGGGTAAAAAGACGCTTTCGGTCCGGATCAACGGGTTGGACACGCCCTATTGGTATCGCGACGTCGTCGATCTGCTGGAACAGGCGGGGCCGCGTCTCGATCAGATCATGATCCCCAAAGTTGGCTGCGCGGCGGATGTCTATGCTGTTGACGCGCTCGCGACCGCTGTCGAGACCGCCATGGGCCGCGAGAAGAAAATTAGCTTTGAGGTGATCATCGAATCCGCGGCGGGCATCGCCCATGTGGAAGAGATCGCTGCCGCTTCGCCTCGCCTGCAAGCGATGTCGCTGGGGGCTGCCGATTTCGCGGCCTCAATGGGGATGCAGACCACCGGCATCGGTGGCACGCAGGAAAACTACTATATGCAGCGCGGTGAGCAAAAGCATTGGTCCGACCCATGGCACTGGGCGCAGGCCGCCATCGTCGCCGCCTGCCGCACCCATGGCGTGCTGCCTGTCGACGGGCCCTTTGGCGATTTTTCGGATGACGAGGGTTTCCGCGCGCAGGCGCGGCGGTCGGCGACATTGGGGATGGTGGGCAAATGGGCGATCCACCCCAAACAGGTCGCGCTGAGCAACGAGGTTTTCACGCCCTCCGAGGAGGCCGTGGCCGAGGCGCGGGAGATTCTCGCGGCGATGGAAGAAGCCAAGGCGAAGGGCGAAGGGGCGACGGTCTATAAGGGGCGTCTGGTGGATATCGCCAGCATCAAACAGGCCGAGGTGATTGTGCGCCAGTCCGAGATGATCGCCGGGGGCTGA
- the recO gene encoding DNA repair protein RecO — protein sequence MEWRDQGILLSARRHGETSAIIEVFTPEQGRHAGIVRGGTSRKIAPSLQPGAQLDLAWRARLEDHIGAFTVEPLRSRAAVAMQDRLALAGLNAVTALLSFCLPEREPHPALYRRTEALLDLLGQGEVWPLAYLKWELRLLEEMGYALDLEACAVTGVTEGLAYVSPKSGRAVSAKGAGEWADRLLPLPAVLRGGTGSDAEIAQGLVTTGHFLAAHLARDLGGKPLPEARARFVDAFSRRL from the coding sequence ATGGAATGGCGCGATCAGGGCATCCTGCTGAGCGCGCGGCGACATGGCGAGACTTCGGCGATCATTGAGGTTTTTACCCCCGAACAAGGCCGCCATGCCGGGATCGTGCGCGGCGGCACCAGCCGCAAGATCGCCCCCAGCCTGCAGCCCGGCGCGCAGCTTGATCTGGCATGGCGCGCGCGGTTGGAGGACCATATCGGTGCCTTCACGGTCGAGCCTTTGCGCAGCCGTGCCGCGGTGGCCATGCAGGACCGTTTGGCGCTGGCGGGGTTGAACGCGGTGACCGCGCTTTTGTCCTTTTGTCTGCCCGAACGCGAGCCGCATCCGGCGCTCTACCGCCGCACCGAAGCGCTGCTTGATCTTCTGGGGCAGGGGGAGGTCTGGCCGCTGGCCTATCTGAAGTGGGAACTGCGTCTGTTGGAAGAGATGGGCTATGCGCTTGATCTTGAGGCCTGCGCGGTGACCGGGGTGACAGAGGGGCTGGCCTATGTCTCGCCCAAGTCGGGCCGTGCGGTCTCGGCCAAGGGCGCGGGGGAGTGGGCGGATCGTTTGCTGCCGCTGCCGGCTGTCCTGCGGGGCGGCACCGGGAGCGATGCGGAGATTGCGCAGGGGCTTGTTACAACGGGCCATTTCCTTGCCGCGCATCTGGCGCGCGATCTGGGCGGCAAGCCTCTGCCCGAAGCCCGTGCGCGTTTTGTCGATGCCTTCAGTCGGCGGCTTTGA
- a CDS encoding M48 family metallopeptidase — MKDPVLPGNPPIPLILRRSARARRISLRISQLDGRVTLTMPKRLAEREALAFAETKQDWIRQHLAARGEDVIVAPGAEVPVGGKVLRVRGGQGREMQGRGVRIGPEEIFVPGPEESIGKRLAAHLREVARDRLAGACDDYAALLGRPYARITLRDTRSRWGSCTSDGGLMFSWRLIMTPPEVLDYVAAHEVAHLAQMNHSPAFWAEVTRIYGDYQAPRQWLRDHGGGLHRYRF, encoded by the coding sequence ATGAAAGACCCTGTGCTGCCCGGCAACCCGCCGATTCCGCTGATCCTGCGCCGTTCGGCGCGCGCGCGACGCATCTCATTGCGGATCTCGCAGCTGGACGGGCGGGTCACCCTGACCATGCCCAAACGTCTGGCCGAGCGTGAGGCTTTGGCCTTTGCCGAGACCAAACAGGACTGGATTCGCCAACATCTCGCCGCGCGGGGCGAGGATGTGATCGTGGCGCCGGGGGCTGAGGTGCCGGTGGGCGGCAAGGTGCTGCGGGTGCGCGGCGGGCAGGGGCGTGAGATGCAAGGGAGGGGCGTGCGGATCGGCCCCGAAGAAATCTTCGTGCCCGGCCCGGAGGAGAGCATCGGCAAACGTCTTGCGGCGCATCTGCGCGAAGTGGCCCGCGACCGCCTCGCCGGGGCCTGTGACGACTATGCCGCCCTGCTGGGCAGGCCCTATGCCCGGATCACCCTGCGCGACACGCGCTCACGCTGGGGGTCTTGTACCAGTGATGGCGGACTGATGTTCTCGTGGCGGCTGATCATGACCCCGCCCGAGGTGCTGGACTATGTCGCCGCCCATGAGGTCGCGCATCTGGCGCAGATGAACCACTCGCCCGCCTTCTGGGCCGAGGTCACGCGGATATACGGTGATTATCAGGCCCCCCGCCAATGGCTGCGCGACCATGGCGGCGGGCTGCATCGGTACCGGTTCTAG
- a CDS encoding acyl-CoA dehydrogenase family protein has translation MAHDGQDMTMHSVILDDLIGLTGATLPPLDRLLETATAAVRAQVSEGDRVSAKLIEANQTAAHGLAWLATYVQALRQMQLWAERLQDDGRFGEVEQLLHQIGFGEYLCQMRGGIQMNQGEILRLQDLGLSAEDEATLDAPSITTLTRGGNTQAARSRLVELMQERSADVTFGVSGLDEELEMIRDQFRRYAVEKVEPFAHDWHLKDELIPIEVIEELAEMGVFGLTIPEEYGGLGLTKASMCVVSEELSRGYIGVGSLGTRSEIAAELILCGGTDAQKEKWLPRIASAETLPTAVFTEPNTGSDLGSLRTRAVKDGDDYKVTGNKTWITHAARTHVMTLLARTDSETTDHRGLSMFLAEKTPGDDANPFPTPGMTGGEIEVLGYRGMKEYELGFDGFEVKGENLLGGEEGRGFKQLMETFESARIQTAARAIGVAQSALDISMQYAQDRKQFGKALINFPRVSGKLAMMAVELMIARQLTYYSAFEKDAGRRCDVEAGMAKLLGARVAWAAADNGLQIHGGNGFALEYKISRVLCDARILNIFEGAAEIQAQVIARRLLG, from the coding sequence ATGGCACATGATGGTCAGGATATGACGATGCATAGCGTAATTCTCGACGATCTGATCGGGCTCACCGGGGCGACGCTGCCGCCGTTGGATCGGCTGCTGGAAACCGCCACCGCCGCCGTCCGCGCGCAGGTGAGCGAGGGGGATCGCGTCTCAGCCAAGCTGATCGAGGCCAACCAGACCGCCGCTCACGGGCTCGCATGGCTCGCCACCTATGTCCAAGCGCTGCGACAGATGCAGCTTTGGGCCGAACGGCTGCAGGATGACGGGCGCTTTGGCGAGGTTGAGCAACTGCTGCACCAGATCGGCTTTGGCGAATACCTTTGCCAGATGCGCGGCGGCATCCAGATGAACCAAGGCGAGATACTGCGCCTGCAAGATTTGGGGCTGAGCGCTGAGGATGAGGCCACGCTCGACGCGCCGTCGATCACCACCCTGACCCGCGGCGGCAACACCCAAGCCGCGCGCAGCCGTCTGGTGGAGCTGATGCAGGAGCGCAGCGCCGATGTGACCTTTGGCGTCAGCGGGCTTGATGAAGAGCTTGAAATGATCCGCGACCAGTTCCGCCGCTACGCGGTCGAAAAGGTCGAGCCCTTCGCCCATGACTGGCACCTGAAAGACGAATTGATCCCCATTGAGGTGATCGAAGAACTGGCCGAAATGGGTGTTTTCGGCCTGACCATTCCCGAAGAATACGGCGGTCTGGGCCTGACCAAAGCGTCGATGTGTGTGGTCAGCGAAGAACTGTCGCGCGGTTATATCGGTGTCGGCTCGCTCGGCACCCGGTCGGAAATCGCGGCGGAACTGATCCTCTGCGGCGGCACCGACGCGCAGAAAGAGAAATGGCTGCCCCGCATCGCCAGCGCCGAGACTTTGCCCACGGCCGTTTTCACTGAGCCGAACACCGGATCGGACCTCGGCAGCCTGCGCACCCGCGCGGTCAAGGACGGGGACGACTATAAGGTCACCGGCAACAAGACATGGATCACCCATGCCGCGCGCACCCATGTGATGACACTGTTGGCGCGGACCGACTCTGAGACGACAGACCATCGCGGCCTGTCGATGTTCTTGGCCGAAAAGACCCCCGGCGACGATGCCAACCCCTTCCCCACCCCCGGCATGACCGGCGGAGAGATTGAGGTGCTCGGCTACCGCGGCATGAAAGAATACGAACTTGGCTTCGACGGTTTCGAAGTGAAGGGCGAGAACCTGCTCGGCGGCGAAGAGGGCCGCGGCTTCAAACAACTGATGGAGACGTTTGAATCCGCCCGCATCCAGACCGCCGCCCGCGCCATCGGCGTGGCGCAATCCGCGCTCGATATCTCGATGCAATACGCCCAAGACCGCAAGCAATTCGGCAAGGCGCTGATCAACTTCCCCCGCGTGTCGGGCAAGCTGGCGATGATGGCGGTGGAACTGATGATCGCCCGGCAGTTGACCTATTACAGCGCCTTTGAAAAAGACGCCGGGCGGCGCTGTGATGTCGAGGCTGGCATGGCGAAACTGCTCGGCGCGCGGGTTGCTTGGGCCGCGGCTGACAACGGCCTGCAGATCCACGGCGGCAACGGGTTCGCGCTGGAGTACAAGATCAGCCGGGTGCTATGCGATGCGCGTATCCTGAACATCTTTGAGGGTGCGGCGGAAATTCAGGCGCAGGTTATCGCGCGGCGGCTTCTGGGCTAA